The following proteins come from a genomic window of Microtus ochrogaster isolate Prairie Vole_2 chromosome 7, MicOch1.0, whole genome shotgun sequence:
- the Srrm2 gene encoding serine/arginine repetitive matrix protein 2 isoform X4: MYNGIGLPTPRGSGTNGYVQRNLSLVRGRRGERPDYKGEEELRRLEAALVKRPNPDILDHERKRRVELRCLELEEMMEEQGYEEQQIQEKVATFRLMLLEKDVNPGGKEETPGQRPTVTETHQLAELNEKKNERLRAAFGISDSYVDGSSFDPQRRAREAKQAAPEPPKPYSLVRETSSSRSPTPKQKKKKKKKDRGRRSESSSPRRERKKSSKKKKHRSESESKKRKHRSPTPKSKRKSKDKKRKRSRSTTPAPKSRRAHRSTSADSASSSDTSRSRSRSAAAKIHTTALTGQSPPHASGHQGEGDVPSSEPGATNIQQPSSPDPSTKQSSCPYEDKDKKEKSAVRPSSSPERSSTGPELPAPTPLLVEQHGDSPRPLGAIPSSQEPVNPSSEASPTRGCSPSKSPEKPPQSSSSESCPPSPQPTKVSRHASSSPESPKPTPAPGAHREISSSPTSKNRSHGRAKRDKSHSRTPSHRAGRSRSPATKRGRSRSRTPTKRGHSRSRSPQWRRSRSAQRWGKSRSPQRRGRSRSPQRPGWSRSRNNQRRGRSRSARRGRSHSRSPATRGRSRSRTPARRGRSRSRTPARRRSRSRTPARRRSRSRTPARRGRSRSRTPARRRSRTRSPVRRRSRSRSARRSGRSRSRTPTRRRSRSRSLVRRGRSHSRTPQRRGRSGSSERKNKSRTSQRRSRSNSSPEMKKSHISSRRSRSLSSPRSKAKSLRRSLSGSSPCPKQKSQTPSRRSRSGSSPPKQKSKTPPRQSHSSSSPQPKVKSGTPPRPGSVTNTQVDEHSTTPQRQSFSESSPDAEVKSRTPSRQSCSGSSPRVKSSTPPRQSPCRSSSPQPKVKMGISPRRSHSGSSSPSPSRVTSRTPQRQSRSVSPCSKVDSRLLPRQSRSRSSSPDTKVEPGTPPRHSHSESTSPYPKSMLQTPPEQNLSASKSPCSQEKSKDSPTESSGSFSLCPGAILNTLPGESCFSSSFVQQKGQSQTWPDPRPDVSSPEVRQTYLESPSLQSKCQTSPKGGPSRSSSPVTELALRSPVKQDKGELPTDPKLKSGMSPDQNKAKPDSNLYPSEESKSLLVQSILEPPELKEKLGLIQEDVAALSSLPREKFSPIQDRPESSTVLKDIPRVLLKERSETGSPLGLRDQNSSLPNSSQGELMEAEKSEQPLSQILPSLSPEHKEMPGSNIESSPEIERPAVLSVLDQSQAQPSSKATEIPAEASCWSGPQISPEHKDLSHSPPGENSFESSLEFRNSGPISEVNAEFSPEVKEELNGPFLNQMETDPSQDMKEQSARSSRRSSSEFSPEVVEKVGIFSNQSVSSPVLETVHRTPSRERSSSASSPELKDGLPRTPSRRSQSGSSPGLRDGSGTPSRHSLSGSSPGIKDTPQTPSRGRSECDSSPEPKALPHTPRARSHSPSSPELNNKSVTPQRERSGSESSVEQKTVARTSPGQRSRSGSSQELDGKPSTSPQERSDSDSSPDSKPKTRTPLRQRSHSGSSPEVDSKSRPSPRLSRSGSSPEMKDKPRVLQRAQSGTDSSPEHKISAPRALPRRSRSGSSSKERGPSPEGSSSSESSPEHPPKSRTARRGSRSSMEPKTKSCTPPRRRSSRSSPELTRKARVSRRSRSASSSPETRSRTPPRRRRSPSVSSPEPPEKSRSSRRRRSASSPRAKTTSRRGRSPSPKPRGLQRSRSRSRREKTRTTRRRDRSGSSQSTSRRRQRSRSRSRVTRRRRGGSGYHSRSPTRQESSRTSSRRRRGRSRTPLTSRKRSRSRTSPAPWKRSRSRASPATHRRSRSRTPLISRRRSRSRTSPVSRRRSRSVNRRRSRSRASPVSRRRSRSRTPPVTRRRSRSRTPTTRRRSRSRTPPVTRRRSRSRTPPVTRRRSRSRTSPVTRRRSRSRTSPVTRRRSRSRTSPVTRRRSRSRTSPVTRRRSRSRTPPAIRRRSRSRTPLLPRKRSRSRSPLAIRRRSRSRTPRAARGKRSLTRSPPAIRRRSASGSSSDRSRSATPPATRNHSGSRTPPVALSSSRMSCFSRPSMSPTPLDRCRSPGMLEPLGSARTPMSVLQQTGGSMMDGPGPRIPDHPRTSVPENHAQSRIALALTAISLGTARPPPSMSAAGLAARMSQVPAPVPLMSLRTAPAANLASRIPAASAAAMNLASARTSAIPPSVNLADSRTPAAAAAMNLASPRSAVAPSAVNLGDPRAPAATAVNLTGPRTPAALAALSLSGSGTPPTAANYPSSSRTPQAPPPANLVGPRSAHGTAPVNIAGSRTPASLAPANLSSARMAPALSGANLTSPRVPLSAYERVSGRTSPLLLDRARSRTPPSAPGQSRMTSERAPSPASRMVQAPSQSLLPPAQDRPRSPVPSAFSDQSRSVAQTTPVAGSQSLSSGTVAKSTSSASDHNGMLSGPAPGVSHAEGGEPPASTGAQQPSALAALQPAKERRSSSSSSSSSSSSSSSSSSSSSSSSSGSSSSDSEGSSLPAQPEVALKRVPSPTPAPKEAVREGRPQEPTPAKRKRRSSSSSSSSSSSSSSSSSSSSSSSSSSSSSSSSSSSSSSSSSSPSPAKPGPQALPKPASPKKPPPGERRSRSPRKPIDSLRDSRSLSYSPVERHQPSPQPSPRDQQSSERISWRGQRGDSRSPGHKRRKETPSPRPNRHRSSRSP, translated from the exons ATGTACAACGGGATCGGGCTGCCGACGCCTCGGGGCAGCGGCACCAACGGCTACGTCCAGCGCAACCTGTCCCTGGTGCGGGGCCGCCGTGGTGAGCGGCCTGACTACAAGGGAGAGGAGGAACTGCGGCGCCTGGAGGCTGCCCTGGTGAAGCGGCCTAATCCTGACATCCTGGACCACGAGCGCAAGCGGCGCGTGGAGCTGCGATGCCTCGAGCTGGAGGAGATGATGGAAGAGCAGGG GTACGAAGAACAGCAGATTCAAGAGAAGGTGGCGACCTTTCGACTCATGTTGCTGGAGAAGGATGTGAACCCTGGGGGCAAGGAAGAAACCCCAGGGCAGAGGCCTAC gGTAACTGAGACTCATCAGTTGGCAGAACTGAACGAGAAGAAGAATGAGCGACTCCGTGCTGCCTTTGGCATCAGTGATTCCTATGTGGATGGTAGTTCTTTTGATCCTCAGAGACGTGCTCGGGAAGCTAAACAAGCAGCTCCTGAGCCTCCTAAACCATACAG CCTTGTTCGAGAGACAAGCAGTTCTCGATCACCAACTccaaagcaaaagaagaagaaaaagaagaaagatagagGACG CAGGTCAGAGAGCAGTTCTCCTCGAcgggagagaaagaagagctcaaagaagaagaaacacag GTCAGAATCTGAGTCCAAGAAACGAAAACACAG GTCTCCTACTCCAAAGAGCAAACGTAAATCGAAGGACAAGAAGAGGAAGCG GTCTCGAAGCACAACACCAGCTCCTAAGAGTCGTCGAGCCCATCGGTCAACTTCTGctgactctgcttcttcctctgatACTTCTCGTAGTCG GTCTCGAAGTGCTGCTGCTAAAATTCATACAACAGCCTTGACTGGGCAAAGTCCTCCCCATGCTTCAGGGCATCAAGGGGAGGGAGATGTACCTTCTAGTGAGCCAGGTGCCACCAACATACAGCAGCCTAGTAGCCCAGACCCCTCTACAAAGCAGTCTAGCTGTCCATATGAAGACAAAGATAAGAAGGAG AAATCTGCAGTTCGACCTAGTTCCTCTCCGGAAAGGAGCAGCACAGGGCCAGAACTACCTGCCCCCACTCCGCTCCTTGTTGAGCAACATGGCGACTCCCCACGACCCCTTGGAGCAATCCCATCCAGTCAGGAGCCAGTTAACCCCTCATCTGAGGCCTCCCCAACCCGGGGCTGTTCACCATCTAAGTCTCCTGAGAAACCTCCCCAGTCGTCTTCCTCAGAGAGCTGCCCACCATCCCCCCAGCCTACCAAAGTTTCTCGGCATGCCAGTTCCTCCCCTGAAAGTCCTAAACCCACACCAGCTCCTGGGGCCCACCGAGAGATTTCTTCTTCACCCACATCTAAGAATCGTTCACATGGCCGAGCAAAGCGGGATAAATCTCATTCTCGTACTCCATCTCATAGAGCAGGGAGATCCCGTAGTCCTGCCACTAAAAGGGGAAGATCTCGATCTAGAACCCCCACCAAGAGAGGTCATTCTAGGTCACGGTCCCCTCAGTGGCGTAGGTCACGGTCTGCACAGAGGTGGGGAAAATCTAGAAGTCCCCAGAGGCGTGGCCGTTCTAGATCTCctcagagaccaggctggtccaggAGTAGAAATAACCAGAGAAGAGGCAGGTCTAGGTCAGCAAGGCGTGGCAGGTCACACTCTAGATCTCCGGCCACTAGGGGCAGATCCCGTTCTAGAACACCAGCTAGAAGGGGTAGGTCTCGGTCCAGAACACCTGCCAGGCGTAGGTCTCGGTCTAGGACACCTGCCAGGCGTAGATCTCGGTCTAGAACACCAGCTCGCAGGGGCAGGTCTCGATCAAGAACACCTGCTAGGCGCAGATCCAGGACCCGATCACCAGTTCGAAGGAGGTCTCGAAGTAGATCTGCTAGGAGAAGTGGCAGGT CACGCTCTAGGACACCAACACGGCGAAGATCTCGCAGCAGAAGTCTAGTTAGACGTGGAAGATCTCACTCTAGAACACCACAAAGAAGAGGACGGTCTGgctcatcagagaggaagaataaaTCCAGAACATCTCAGAGGAGGAGCAGATCCAACTCAAGCCCAGAAATGAAAAAATCTCACATTTCCTCAAGACGAAGCAGGTCTCTTTCTTCACCAAGATCCAAAGCAAAATCTTTGAGGCGAAGCCTTTCAGGTTCCTCTCCGTGTCCTAAACAAAAGTCTCAGACACCGTCAAGACGAAGCCGCTCTGGTTCTTCACCGCCTAAACAGAAGTCAAAAACTCCACCAAGACAGAGTCATTCAAgttcatctcctcagcccaaagtAAAATCTGGAACACCACCAAGACCAGGGTCTGTAACAAACACACAGGTCGATGAACACTCTACAACACCCCAAAGACAGAGCTTTTCTGAATCATCACCTGATGCCGAGGTGAAATCGAGGACCCCATCAAGACAAAGCTGCTCTGGGTCTTCTCCTCGTGTGAAATCTAGCACACCTCCAAGACAGAGCCCATGTAGGTCATCATCTCCACAACCCAAAGTCAAAATGGGAATATCACCAAGACGAAGCCATTCTGGATCCTCTTCTCCAAGTCCTAGTAGAGTGACATCTAGAACACCTCAGAGGCAAAGCAGATCAGTATCTCCCTGCTCCAAGGTGGATTCTAGGTTGTTGCCAAGACAAAGCCGTTCTAGATCCTCCTCACCAGATACTAAAGTGGAACCAGGAACACCACCGAGACACAGTCACTCTGAGTCTACGTCACCGTACCCAAAAAGCATGCTCCAGACTCCTCCAGAGCAAAATCTCTCTGCATCAAAGTCACCCTGTTCCCAGGAGAAGTCTAAGGATTCACCAACAGAAAGCTCTGGATCCTTTTCCCTCTGTCCAGGTGCAATACTCAATACATTACCAGGAGAGAGCTGTTTTAGCTCCTCATTTGTGCAGCAGAAAGGACAGTCTCAAACTTGGCCAGATCCCAGGCCTGATGTTTCAAGTCCAGAAGTGAGACAGACTTACTTGGAATCTCCCTCACTGCAGAGCAAATGTCAAACATCTCCTAAGGGTGGCCCTTCTAGATCTTCATCTCCAGTCACTGAGCTGGCACTCAGATCACCAGTAAAACAAGATAAAGGTGAATTACCAACGGATCCAAAGCTGAAATCAGGAATGTCTCCAGACCAGAATAAAGCTAAACCTGACTCTAATCTATATCCTTCAGAAGAGTCTAAATCTCTTTTGGTACAGAGCATATTGGAGCCTCCTGAATTAAAAGAGAAACTAGGTTTAATTCAAGAGGATGTTGCTGCATTGTCATCTTTACCAAGAGAAAAGTTTAGTCCTATACAGGATAGGCCTGAGTCATCTACAGTACTGAAAGACATACCTAGAGTATTATTAAAGGAAAGAAGTGAAACTGGGTCACCTCTAGGCTTAAGAGACCAAAATAGTTCATTACCTAATTCAAGCCAAGGTGAATTAATGGAAGCAGAAAAATCTGAGCAACCTTTAAGTCAGATTCTACCCAGTTTATCTCCAGAACATAAAGAAATGCCTGGAAGTAACATTGAATCATCTCCTGAAATAGAAAGGCCTGCTGTGTTGTCTGTTCTTGACCAAAGCCAGGCACAGCCTtcttcaaaagctacagaaatcCCCGCAGAGGCTTCATGTTGGAGTGGGCCACAGATTTCTCCAGAACATAAAGACCTATCTCATTCTCCCCCTGGAGAGAATAGCTTTGAGTCATCTTTAGAGTTTAGAAACTCAGGCCCCATTTCAGAGGTAAATGCTGAATTTTCTCCTGAAGTTAAAGAAGAATTGAATGGGCCATTTCTTAATCAAATGGAGACAGATCCATCTCAAGACATGAAAGAACAGTCAGCAAGATCCTCTAGGCGCAGTAGTTCTGAGTTTTCCCCAGAAGTAGTGGAAAAGGTAGGAATATTTTCAAATCAGAGTGTGTCTTCTCCTGTACTTGAGACTGTACACAGAACACcttcaagagaaagaagtagttCTGCATCTTCTCCTGAACTGAAAGATGGTTTACCTAGAACTCCATCTAGGAGAAGCCAGTCTGGGTCTTCTCCAGGACTTAGAGATGGGTCTGGGACTCCTTCCAGGCATAGCCTATCTGGATCATCTCCTGGGATCAAAGACACACCTCAAACCCCATCCAGGGGACGAAGTGAATGTGACTCGTCCCCTGAACCAAAAGCATTGCCTCATACTCCCAGAGCGCGAAGTCATTCTCCATCATCCCCAGAACTCAACAATAAAAGTGTCACacctcagagagaaagaagtgggtcAGAATCCTCAGTTGAACAGAAAACTGTGGCTCGAACCTCTCCTGGGCAGAGAAGTCGATCTGGGTCTTCCCAAGAGCTTGATGGAAAACCCAGCACGTCCCCTCAGGAAAGAAGTGACTCGGACTCCTCTCCAGATTCTAAACCCAAGACTCGAACCCCTCTTAGACAGAGGAGTCATTCTGGATCATCTCCAGAGGTTGACAGCAAGTCTCGACCTTCTCCCCGCCTCAGTAGGTCTGGCTCATCTCCTGAAATGAAAGATAAGCCAAGAGTGCTACAGAGGGCTCAGAGTGGTACAGATTCTTCTCCTGAACACAAAATATCTGCCCCTCGGGCCTTGCCCAGACGTAGTAGATCAGGTTCGTCAAGCAAAGAGAGAGGCCCTTCACCTGAAGGAAGCAGTAGTTCTGAGTCTTCTCCAGAACACCCACCTAAATCCAGAACTGCTCGAAGAGGTTCCAGGTCCTCAATGGAGCCAAAGACAAAGTCTTGCACACCACCTCGACGTCGGAGTTCTCGTTCATCTCCTGAGCTAACCAGGAAGGCTAGAGTCTCTCGTAGAAGCCGCTCTGCCTCCTCATCACCAGAAACCCGCTCCAGAACTCCACCACGACGTCGAAGAAGTCCTTCAGTATCTTCACCAGAGCCACCTGAAAAGTCAAGATCTTCACGGAGGCGGCGTTCAGCTTCATCACCCCGTGCCAAGACAACTTCAAGGAGAGGTCGATCTCCTTCACCAAAACCTCGTGGACTCCAAAGATCCCGATCCCGCTCACGTAGAGAGAAAACCAGAACAACACGACGCCGAGATAGGTCTGGATCATCTCAGTCGACATCACGAAGAAGACAGAGGAGCCGGTCTAGGTCTCGGGTCACTCGCAGACGGAGGGGTGGCTCTGGTTACCATTCAAGATCACCTACCAGACAGGAGAGTTCCCGAACCTCATCTCGACGCAGAAGAGGCCGATCTCGGACACCCTTGACCAGTCGGAAGCGATCTCGATCACGAACATCACCAGCTCCATGGAAGCGCTCTAGGTCTAGAGCCTCACCAGCTACTCATCGGCGATCAAGGTCCAGGACACCCCTAATTAGCCGACGTAGGTCCAGATCTCGTACCTCACCTGTGAGTAGGAGAAGGTCAAGGTCAGTAAATAGGCGTAGATCTCGATCAAGAGCATCCCCTGTGAGCCGAAGGCGATCTAGGTCCAGAACACCGCCAGTAACTCGCCGGAGGTCGAGGTCCAGAACACCAACAACACGTCGTCGCTCTCGTTCACGGACTCCTCCAGTGACTCGCAGAAGGTCCAGATCTAGGACTCCACCAGTAACCAGGAGGCGATCGCGAAGCAGAACTTCACCAGTTACTCGAAGAAGATCAAGATCCAGGACATCCCCAGTCACTCGAAGAAGATCTCGGTCTCGAACATCTCCAGTCACCCGGAGGCGGTCCCGTTCTCGAACCTCGCCAGTGACACGCCGACGCTCCAGGTCCCGAACTCCTCCAGCTATTCGGAGACGCTCTAGGTCCCGGACACCACTGTTGCCACGCAAGCGCTCTCGAAGTCGCTCGCCTCTTGCTATCCGTCGCCGTTCTAGGTCTCGTACTCCTAGAGCAGCTCGAGGCAAGCGGTCTCTAACAAGATCTCCTCCAGCCATCCGTAGGCGGTCTGCATCTGGAAGTAGTTCTGATCGGTCACGTTCTGCCACTCCTCCAGCAACAAGGAATCATTCTGGATCTCGTACACCTCCTGTAGCACTCAGTAGCTCTAGGATGAGCTGCTTCAGTCGTCCTAGCATGTCACCAACTCCTCTTGACCGATGTAGATCACCTGGTATGCTTGAACCCCTTGGCAGTGCTAGAACACCCATGTCTGTCCTACAGCAGACTGGTGGCTCAATGATGGATGGTCCAGGTCCCCGGATTCCTGATCATCCGAGAACATCTGTTCCAGAGAACCATGCTCAGTCTAGAATTGCACTTGCCCTGACAGCTATCAGTCTTGGCACTGCCCGACCACCTCCGTCTATGTCTGCTGCTGGCCTTGCCGCAAGAATGTCCCAGGTTCCAGCTCCTGTACCTCTCATGAGCCTTAGAACAGCCCCAGCTGCCAACCTTGCCAGCAGGATTCCAGCAGCATCTGCAGCAGCCATGAACCTTGCCAGTGCCCGGACATCTGCTATTCCACCATCAGTGAACCTTGCTGACTCAAGAACACCGGCTGCAGCAGCAGCCATGAACTTAGCCAGCCCTAGATCAGCAGTGGCTCCTTCAGCTGTGAACCTTGGTGATCCTAGAGCCCCTGCAGCTACAGCTGTGAACCTCACGGGACCTAGAACACCAGCTGCATTGGCAGCTTTGAGTCTCTCAGGCTCTGGGACACCCCCAACTGCTGCAAATTATCCCTCCAGTTCCAGAACACCCCAGGCTCCTCCTCCTGCAAACCTGGTGGGTCCTCGATCTGCACATGGCACAGCTCCTGTGAATATTGCTGGCTCTCGAACCCCTGCATCCTTGGCTCCTGCAAatctctcaagtgccaggatggCTCCAGCCTTGTCTGGTGCAAATCTCACCAGTCCCAGGGTGCCCCTTTCTGCTTATGAGCGTGTCAGTGGCAGAACCTCACCTTTACTGCTTGACCGAGCCAGGTCCAGAACACCACCATCTGCCCCAGGCCAGTCTAGGATGACCTCTGAGCGGGCTCCTTCCCCTGCTTCAAGAATGGTCCAGGCTCCTTCGCAATCTCTTCTCCCTCCAGCACAGGATAGACCTCGGTCCCCTGTGCCATCTGCCTTTTCAGACCAATCTCGTTCAGTTGCTCAGACCACTCCTGTAGCAGGGTCTCAGTCCCTTTCATCTGGGACGGTAGCAAAGTCCACATCCTCTGCTAGTGATCACAATGGCATGCTTTCTGGCCCTGCCCCTGGGGTGTCCCATGCTGAAGGTGGGGAACCACCAGCCTCTACTGGGGCCCAGCAGCCTTCTGCATTGGCTGCTCTGCAACCAGCAAAGGAACGTCGgagctcttcctcctcttcatcgtCATCtagctcctcctcttcttcatcttcatcctcctcctcctcctcttcctctggctcCAGTTCTAGCGACTCTGAGGGCTCCAGCCTTCCTGCTCAGCCTGAGGTGGCACTGAAAAG GGTCCCCagtcccaccccagccccaaagGAGGCTGTGCGAGAAGGACGCCCTCAGGAGCCAACCCCAGCCAAACGGAAGAGGCGCTCTAgcagctccagttccagttcctcctcctcctcttcctcctcctcctcctcttcttcttcctcttcctcctcctcctcttcctcttcttcttcctcttcttcctcctcttcctcttcctcctccccctcccctgctaaGCCTGGCCCTCAGGCCTTACCCAAACCTGCAAGCCCCAAGAAGCCACCCCCTGGCGAGAGGAG GTCACGCAGCCCTCGAAAGCCTATAGACTCCCTTCGGGATTCCCGATCCCTCAGTTACTCACCTGTGGAGCGTCACCAGCCCTCGCCCCAGCCTTCACCAAGGGATCAACAGAG CAGTGAGCGAATTTCCTGGAGAGGCCAGCGTGGGGACAGCCGTTCTCCTGGGCACAAGCGCAGGAAGGAGACACCCAGTCCCCGACCTAATCGCCACCGTTCCTCCAG GTCTCCATAA